The following is a genomic window from Methanoculleus thermophilus.
CGCGTCATACTATAGACTCGAGCGAAGACCGGGACGGCTCCTATGTGGTGACGCCAACCGGGGCATGGTGCCGCCGCCTCTTCGTCGTCGGTGCAATCACCGAGCAGAAAGGGAGCGGAGATGTTATTTGGGCCCGGGTTGCCGACCCCACCGGGACGTTCCGGGTCACGGCGGACTGGCAGAGCCCGGATGCTCTTGAGACACTCAGGTACATTGAACCTCCGGCATTCGTCGCCGTCACCGGGCGGGCAGTGCTCATCGGTTCCGGGGCGAGAGCAAACGCGACGGTGAACGCCGAGGCGCTCTGCGCGGCGGATCGTACAGCCCGTGACCTCTGGGTGCTCGCGACCGCCGATGCAACGCTTGATCGGCTCGAAGCCCTCAAGAAATGCGCTGATGAGCGGACCGCGACCGCTCGCCGACTCTATCAGACCACGGATGAGGATATCCGGGATATGGCCGGGATGGTGCGGACCGCGCTTGCAAGTATTCGCCCGGATATCTCCGTCGGCGAGATCACGCCTATCATCGGGCGCGACCTACTCCTTGCCGCCCTCGAGGATAAGGGCGGAAGCAGGGGCATCGGAGTTGAGGATGCAATCGCCGTCGGGGTGCAGTCCGGCCTCTCCGCCCGCGACGCCCGGGTCGCGCTTGAAGAACTTCTTGCCGCAGGGGAATGTTACCAGCCCGCATCGGGCATGATCAAACTTATCTGACATACTATGCGCCTTCATTTTATCGAGAACGGCCCGGCCCTCCTGGTCGAGCATGACCGGCGCGTGCTGGTCGTCGCCGACCTGCACATGGGCATCGAATCGGGCCTCGAGCGCCACGGCGTCCACATCCAAAGCCGGAGCGCCGCGCGGACCAAGCGCGTGCTCGCCTGCATTGAAGAGACGAATCCCGACCTCCTCCTCCTCTTGGGGGACGTAAAACACAACGTCCCGATAACGAGCAGGCAGGAGTACCGTGAACTTCCGGGCGTCCTGCAGGAATTCCGCGACCGGGTCCCGATTGCCGTCACTCCGGGCAACCATGACGGCGGTATCGGTCGCTTTCTTAACCCCGGAGAACTCCTCCCGGCCGAGGGCGCACTCATCGACGGCGTCGGCTACCTTCACGGCCACACCCATCCGGACCCGGAACTCTCCGGTCACCTCATCGTCATCGGCCACCACCATCCGGTCATCTCGATCGTGGATGCCGTCGGGTGCGCAGCACGTGCCAGGCCTGCCTACCTCTACTCGTGGATCGAAGAGCCGTCGGGAGATCGCACCCGGCTCCTCTTTGTCCCCGCCTTCAACGAATTTGCAGGAGGAATCGACGTCGGACGGTTGAAGAAGAGCGGGCTTGGGCCCCTTTCACGGTGCATTGATGAAAAAAGCGCGGAGGTGTATCTCGCAGATGGCACGTACGTCGGCACGCCGGCAACACTCTGCCCCACAGACGGCGTTTGATCTCCTCGATCCTAGGGTGCAGGAGGTCGTCCGGAAGCGCGGGTTTACTGAGTTGTCTCCCGCTCAGGAGCAGTCTATCCCGCGGCTCCTTAACGGGGAGAACCTGATCCTGGTAGCGCCGACCGGCACGGGAAAGACCGAGAGCGCAATGCTTCCGGTCTTCGACCGGCTCCTTGAGATTACCGGGGCGGGGTTCAAGGCTGTCTATATCACACCGCTCCGCTCCTTAAATCGGGACATCCTCAATCGGATGGAGTGGTGGTGCCGGGAACTCGGACTCTCGATCGGGGTCCGGCACGGGGATACGCCGCAGAACGAGCGGCGAAAGCAGGCATTGAACCCGCCGGATCTCCTCATCACGACCCCTGAGTCCTTGCAGACACTGTTCATAGGCAAGCGCCTCCGCAAGCACCTGGAGAATGTCAGGTATGTCGTCGTCGACGAGATTCACGAGCTTGCCGACAGCAAACGGGGAGCCCAACTTGCGGTGGCGCTCGAGCGCCTGGTTGCCTGCGCAGGGGAATTCCAGCGGATCGGCCTCTCGGCGACCGTCGGGAACCCGGACGATATCGGTCGGTTTCTCTGCGGGAATCGCCCGTTCTCGCTCGTCGAGGTCCCGGTCGCAAGCAGCCTCGCGATCAACGTCCAGTTCGCCGGAGAGGACTTCTCCTCCCAGACGCGGGCCGTCGAGAAGTGCCTCGATGCCCCCGGCTCCACCCTCGTCTTCGTCAACACCCGGGTGACTGCTGAGGCCCTCGGCCATCAGCTCTACTCCCGCGGCGACGTCGAGGTCCATCATGGCTCGCTCTCACGGGACGTCAGGGTCGATGCCGAGGAACGGTTCAGGAAGGGCGAGATCCGGACACTCATCGCCACATCCTCGATGGAACTCGGGATCGATATCGGGCATATCGAACACGTCGTCCAGTTCGGCTCCCCCCGACAGGTCTCGCGCCTGGTCCAGCGGGTCGGCCGGGCCGGCCACCGTCTCGATACCGTCTCGCGCGGGACCGTCCTTTCCACGGGGTTTGACGATCTCCTGGAGTCGCTCGTGATCGCACGCCGGGCGAGGGCGAACGAGTGCGAGCGGATCATCCCGCCAGCCGGGGCTGCCGATGTGCTCGCGAACCAGGTGGCGGCGATTGCGGTCGAGTACGGCGAGATCGAGGTCTCCCGCGTTCGGGAGATGATCGAGCGATCGGGGGTCTTTGCCGGCTGCGGGCCGCTCCTTGATTCCGTCTGCCGCCAGATGGTGGAGCACCGGCTGATCCGGATCGACGGGACCCGGATCGTCCGGACGGGGCGGGCCCGGCGTTACCTCATCGAGAACCTCTCGATGATCCACGACGAGCGCAAGATGGAGATCTTCGATATGGTCTCGCGCCGCACGGTCGGGACGCTCGACGAGTCGTTCGTCCTCGGGTGGATGCATACCGGCGCGGTCTTCATCACGAAGGGCCAGCTCTGGCAGGTGCTCGAGATTGAGGGAAACAGGATCACGGTCGAGCCGGCCACCCGGGCGAAAGGCGAGGTCCCGTCATGGGAGGGTGAGCAGATCCCGGTGCCGTTCGCTGTCGCCCAGGAGGTCGGGGCGCTCCGGAGAACTCGGGCGTTTGACCGCTACTCAGACGATCCCTGCGCGATAGCATACGCAGAGCGGTTCATGGCCGGAATGGACGAGGGAAACTACCCCGTCCCCACCGACCGCCTCATCACCCTCGAGAACACCGACGAAGGCGTCGTCTGCAACGTCTGCGGCGGACACAAGGCGAACGAGGCGCTGGCACGCGCGCTCTCGGTCCTCCTATCGGCCCGCTACGGGACGACCGTCGGGATCGAGGTCGGCGCTTACCGGTTCCTCCTGCGCCTGCCCCCGGAGATCCGCGCACTGGAGGTTCAGGAGACCCTTGCGGCGCTCGAACCCATGCATCTTTCGGGGATTCTGAAACTCGCCCTGAAACGAACGGCGCTCTTTAAGTGGAAACTTGTGCAGGTGGCAAAGAAGTTCGGCGCCATCGATGCGGACGCCGACTACGAGCGGTTCAGCATCCACCGGCTCATCGAGCTCTTTGACGAGACCGTCATCGCCGCCGAGGCATACCGGGAACTCTTCGCAAACTCGATGGACGTGGACGCAGCGCAGGAGATCCTCAAACGCCTTCGCGACGGCAGGATCGCGGTCGTCACGGGGCGGTTAAGCCCGCTCGGGAGCGATGTGCTCTCGTCTTCCCGGGACATGATTCCGCCGCCGATGATCGACCAGGCGGTGATCGGGACGTTGATGCGCCGGCTTGAGAAGGAGGATGTCGTCCTCTTCTGCATGCACTGCCGGAAGTGGAAGAGCCGGACGACCGTGGAGCGGGTCCCGGATCGCCCGCAATGCCCACTCTGCAATGCGCGCCTCATCGCGGCGTTAAAACCCTGGGACGAGCAGCTCATTCCGGCGGTGAAGAAGAAGAACAAGTCCGATGAGGAGCGGGCGATCGAGGTCAGGTTCCTTCGAAACGCCAACATCGTCCTCTCCAGCGGGAAGAAGGCGATAATAGCCCTCGCGGCAAAGGGCGTCGGCCCTGAGGTGGCGTCACGGATACTTGCCACCATGACCGAAGGGGATGCTTTCTACCGCGAGATCCTCAAGGCCGAGCGGAACTACGTAAAGACGCACAGGTTCTGGTAGTGAGCTCGTGCGGTATCGCCGGAGTTGCACTGGAGTAGCAACACATCCGGTACCGCCACAGTCGGGCAAGATGAGGCTCTTCTAACCCAGGTTCTCCCGACGGCATCATGCCCGGCAGAGTAATCTGGCGATAACCTTACAGCACAAAAAAGAGGCTTTCCTCGGCCTCATTTTTACTCAGAAAATGAACAACAGTAAAGAGGTTTACACGATTGTTTCAAGCCGCTGTTCCAGGAAATCGAGTCCTCGCTTGATATCCTCGATGTTCTTTCCGCCGGTCAGGATGATCTTTCCGGAACTGAAGAGGAGGGCGACAATCTTTGGATCCTCAATGCGGTATACAAGTCCCGGGAACTGCTCAGGTTCGTACTCGATGTTCTCAAGGTTGAGAGTGATGACCACCTTGTTCAGGTTGATGTACCTGCCCATGTCATACGAACAGACAATGTTCGTGACCGCGACCTGTGGCTCGTCATACGTATCGATACCGGCATCCCGAAGTGAGTGCATGATGATATCAAGGCCTTCGCGGAGGTCCTGCTTGTTCCTGATACCGGTGAGCACGACTTTTCCCGAGGAGAAAATCAGGGATGCGATCTTCGGCTTCTCAATGCGATAGACCGCTCCGGGGAACCTCTTCGTATTCAGTTCGCAGTTTTGTATTTTATCTGATACTTTTTCGAGGTCGATCGAGTCGGCAATCACCCCGGAGGCAACGATGTTCTCGATTTTCAGTGACTCGTATCCCTTCTCATCCATCGATATGAGTATCATTTTTCGGACCATAATACTAATGGATAATCTTTATGGCCATTACGAATTTAGAGCGTTCTTCACGGTCGTGCATTCTTTAAATCATGAGCGCGCAATTTTATTGATCACGTTATGGCAGATGATACGCAAAACCCCCCATCCTATGAAGACCTCTGCGCCAACTTCAAGATAGACGTCCCTGAATACTATAACTTCGGCTTCGACGTGATCGATGCATGGGCGAAGAAGGATCGGAATAAACTGGCGATGATCTGGACCGACCAGAAGGGCAACGAGAAGAAATACACATTCTATGACCTCATGCGGCTCTCAAATCAGGCGGTCAACATCTGTCTGAAATATGGTATAAAGAAGGGTGACCGGGTGATGTTGATGCTGCCCCGGGTGCCCGAGTGGTGGATCTTCGTTATCGCCCTCATCAAACTCGGTGCTGTCTACTGTCCCGCAACGACGATGCTGACACCGAAAGATCTGAAATATCGCATCCAGGCAGCCGAGATCAAGATGGTCATCACCCTGGCCGAACATGCGGACAAGGTCGATGAGATCTGTGATGAGTGCCCCACGCTCGCGGTTCGGCTCCTGATCGATGGCGTGAGAGAGGGGTGGGTCAGCTACCCGGTTGAACTTGACTACCCCGCACCCTGCTCACACAGGCTGGTGAACCTCCCCGGAATGCAGCGGACCAAATCGACGGACCCTATGCTGATCTTCTTCACCTCCGGGACTACCGGCGAGCCGAAGATGGTGGTCCATGACTACTCCTATCCGCTCGGGCATATCGTCACCGCGCAACTGTGGCACGACCTGCATCCGAACGATCTCCACCTGACAATATCAGACACGGGCTGGGGGAAGAGCGCATGGGGAAAACTCTTCGGTCAGTGGATCGTCGGCGCGTGCATCTTCGTCTACGACATCAGGGGGCGGTTCCACGCCACCGAGATCCTGCCGCTCATGGAGAAGTACGGGATCACGACATTCTGCTGCCCCCCGACCATCTACCGGATGCTCATCCTCGCCGATCTCGACAAGTTCGATCTCTCCGACCTGCGCCACTGCTGCAGCGCCGGTGAGGCTCTCAACCCCGAGGTGATCCGGGCATGGAAGGAAGGGACAGGTAAGACGATCTATGAGGGCTACGGCCAGACCGAGACGGTGCTCTGCATAGGGACTCTTCCTGGCATGAAGTGCAAGCCCGGATCCATGGGGAGGCCCATGCCCGGCTGGCATGTCGAACTTCACGACGATGAAGGGAATCCGGTCGGTGTCGGTGAAGAAGGGCGGATCGCGATCAGACTCGATCCCCGGCCTGTGGGGCTCTTCCGCGGCTACCTGAACAATGAAGAAGAGAACCGCAGGGTCTTCCAGAATGGGTTCTATTATACCGGCGATAAAGCCTACATGGACGAGGACGGCTACTTCTGGTTCATCGGGCGCGACGACGATGTCATCAAGTCATCCGGCTACCGGATCGGGCCGTTCGAGGTCGAGAGCGCGCTCATGGAGCATCCGGCTGTGCAGGAGGCAGCGGTCGTTGGCTCTCCCGATGTGATCCGGGGCCTGATTGTCAAAGCCTTCATCATCTTAAAACCGGGATATCAGCCCAGCGAAGCGCTGGTCAAGGATATTCAGAGGTATGTTAAGCGAGTGACGGCGCCCTACAAGTATCCCCGTGCGATCGAGTTTGTGGAGTCGCTCCCAAAGACCATATCCGGCAAGATCAAGCGCTATGAACTCCGGGAACTCGAGATGAAGCGGTTCATGGATAACAACAACCACAACCCTCCCCCCTCCACAACGAGCGGGGAGTAATTAGATTTATTTTGTTGGAGATACTACAATATTAGGCGCGAGGGTTGCCAAGCCAGGTCAAAGGCGCTGGATTCAGGGTCCAGTCTCGAAGGAGTTCGAGCGTTCAAATCGCTCCCCTCGCATTCTTTTGACGCGTAAAAAAAAGAGTTATTTGACCCTGCCAAACTCCTGACTGACTTCTGCTGCGGACTGGAAGGTCTGGTCTTGGAACATCTCAAGAACCTGAATCACTGCGTTGGGTGCATTGTTCTTCCTGGCATGGTTGATCAGGTCCTGCTTGTTGGCGGGGTAGTCCATGCCGGCAAGATACTTCTGGAATGCGGATGCACTCAACTCTTCAACCGATGCTGTCTGTGCTACAGAGGCCTGCCCGCCTCTAACCGAGGGTCTCTCTTCTGCCATTGTTCTTACCACCTTTTCTTGTTTGCATCCCTTCCGGAGGGACACACGCATGCCCATAGCTCTAGGTGAATAAAAAAGTTACTGTGTTTTGAGGCCAAAACGACGATAATATGAAGAGAACTAGTTCTGAGTTGGTGATGACCGGATACGGCAGACCCACCCGGTATCATCGGTTCGCCGGAATGCCTCTTGGAGAGGAGTGCTCCTGTTGGCTATCGGGCAAACGGATCTAGGCCCTGGTGTCACTGTGGGCCGTCGGGTTGATCAATTTACGGAATGCCTCCATTGTAACGAGGAGAGATCCGGACCGGTTCACCAGATCAACGCTGGCAACATATTGCCGGTTTTTGGCACCCGGGAAAATTTCCCTCAAAATTAAAAAATTATGCGCTGATGGCAGCCAGTCTGCCCTCATCGCGCATGAACAGCCAGTAGCCCTCGGTTGGATTGAGTCTCTGGTTCTCACCCTGTGCTCCGGTCTGGTTGTTGATGAGCACCGAGCGATACATCTGGTTCTCCGCATCGAACCCGACGACATAGACCCAAGCGTCCTCCACTGATCCCAGGGCTTCATCCGCAGTTCGTGGTGTCATGTCAGAGTAGCCAATGGCATTCCAGCCTGAGCTGAGCGTCCTCATGGCGGGCGCTCTCACCGGGTTGGTGCTGAGACTCAGTTCTATGGTTGTATCCTCGGTTGAATAGACCCAGTATCCAACAAGGACTTCCAGAGTCTCGTTCTCGCCCACCGGAGTGAAGCCGGTTGCCGGTTCAAATGTGTAGATCGGCCGCCCATCAGTCTCGACTTCACTGAAAACCTGTCCTACAGTGTCGTTGCCTACAGCAAGCTGTCTTGGGATGGAGATGAAATTCCAGCCCTCATAGAGTTCGAGGTCCATAGTCTCCCCGGTCGATGGGGTTGGCGTCGTCGGTGTTGGAGTGACGTTGACCGTCGGCGTCGGGGTCACATTGACTGTCGGTGTCGGTGTGACGTTGACTGTCGGCGTCGGAGTCACATTCACTGTCGGTGTTGGGGTGACGTTGACTGTCGGCGTCGGGGTCACATTCACCGTCGGCGTCGGCGTGACGTTGACTGTCGGCGTCGGAGTCACATTCACTGTCGGTGTTGGGGTGACGTTGACCGTTGGTGTCGGAGTCACATTCACCGTCGGCGTCGGAGTGACGTTGACCGTCGGTGTCGGAGTGACGTTGACCGTCGGTGTCGGAGTCACATTGACCGTCGGTGTTGGTGTGACGTTGACCGTTGGTGTTGGGGTCACATTGACCGTCGGCGTCGGGGTTACATTCACCGTCGGTGTCGGAGTCACAGTCACTGTTGGTGTCGGCGTCGGCGTGGGTGTTGGGATTGTGACATCCGGCGGGATCAGGACACCGTCAATCACGTAGACATTGATGTTATTCGTGATCTGGATCTGGTTCTGGACGGTGAAGTTGTTGATGATCAGCTGACCGCCGTCTGTTATTGAAACGTTGACCCCTGATCCTTCAACAGTCGGCAGGGATATCTGGCCGTCGGTTGAGTTCTGGCACAGCATCACGAGTTCTTCGATCGTGTAGTCGCCCTGGATGACGTGATACTCGAGGATAGTGTTTAAGAGCGTGGTGTTGTTGAAGATGAGCGAGAGCGTCTCGTTGCCGAGTTCGTCAAACGCATCATTCGTCGGGGCGCATATGATGTAAGTTCTGTTCTCTTCAAGGCTCTGGTCGAGAGTGGAGTTGTTTACGACTTCGACGAAGGTCGTCAGATTCTCTTCATCAGCAAGCTCAGCGACGATCAATTCGGTGATATTCACCACCGGAGTCGGCGTCGGAGTCACATTGACCGTCGGTGTCGGCGTGACGTTGACTGTCGGCGTCGGAGTCACATTGACCGTCGGTGTCGGCGTGACGTTGACTGTCGGCGTCGGAGTCACATTGACCGTCGGCGTCGGCGTGACGTTGACTGTCGGCGTCGGAGTCACATTGACCGTCGGCGTTGGAGTGACGTTGACCGTCGGTGTCGGGGTCACATTGACCGTCGGCGTTGGAGTGACGTTGACCGTCGGTGTCGGGGTCACGTTCTCTTCGACCGTGACGTTCACCGTCTCAAAGACGAGCGGACTGAGCGGCGTGTGGTCGTTGTTGACCAGCTGGACCGAGAGGTTGTGCTCTCCCGGCGTCACGTTCTCCCAGGTGTGGGTGAGGTTCGCGGAGACGACGTAGCCGCCGGTCGGCGGGATGGCCGGTTCGCTCTCATTCGTCGGTATCGGGGCGTCCAGGTAGTAGTGCAGGTGCCCCTCGCCCGGGGCGTTCGGCTGCCCGGTCGGCTCGACAAGCGTGAAGTTCGTGACATTCACGCTCACCGTGACGTTCCCGGTGGGGATGCTGGCGCCCTCCATGGGTTCAATGATGGTGACGTTCGCTTCGGCGGCCGGCGGGGTTGGCGTCACCGTCGGCGTCGGTGTGACGTTGACTGTCGGTGCCGGAGTCACGTTCACCGTCGGTGTCGGAGTCACATTGACCGTTGGTGCCGGAGTGACATTCACAGTCGGTGTTGGAGTGACGTTGACTGTCGGTGCCGGTGTTACGTTCACCGTCGGGGTCGGAGTCACATTGACCGTTGGTGTCGGGGTGACGTTCACTGACGGCAGTCCCCCGGTCACGTTGAATGCCTGCTGGACAGGGCTCCCGTTCAGGAGGACCGGCACGTCAGGGCCCGGGAACTCGTGGACGCCAAGTACTCCCTGGTCAAGGTGGAGCATGGCGTAGAGGACCGGCGTTGCCTCCTCGACATCAATTGCAATGGTCACGTTCTCGTTCACACCCGGACTGATCGGGCTGAAACCGATGACCGGCCCCGGGGTTCCGTTCTCGTCTGCGTGAATGTCCGCCCATCCGGGTCGATGAATCGTGGCAGTGTCAACGACCACCGTAGCGTTTTCAATCGACTGGTCGGAGATGTTGATCGCCGGTGTCACGTTCTCTGCTGGCGGTGGAATCCCCGTCGGTGTCGGTGTTACGTTGACCGTTGGTGTCGGGGTCACGTTCACTGTCGGTGTCGGAGTCACATTGACGGCTGCCCCGAGTACAGTCGCATTGACTATCAGCGTATACGAGGCGTTCTCTATGGTGTGGTTAAGAGGTCCGTAAGAGTAGATGATGCTGTCGCCGTCGGTCACGTTCGTCACTGCAGGTCCGGTTGTACCCCGTTCGTCATTTATCCAGTATGTCCAGTTATGCGGAGTGCCGTTCACAATCTCGTTAGAGATGTTCATAATCGACAGGATGCTGAGGTTTCCCTCTTGTGGAGGCAGATCTTCAACAACCTGATACTCGAATGCACCAAGGTTTGAGGCTACGTCAAGGGCTCCAAGCACGCTAATCTGAGGCACCTCATACGTCTCGGTACTGTTAACCGGTGTAATGCTTACAATCTCATCCGGGTTCAGTTCAACAGGCCCCTCCCCGATCAGCACTGCCGTGCTTGCGGCAGCGATTGATAGGAGAAGAACGATGCACAAACTGAACTCTACAGGTCTTCTCATGCATATCCCCCCTTGCGGCCAAGGGGATAATCGTTGTAATATAAAAATATTGTCATAAAAATTTTTTAGTGGATATTAGGTCAAATAAAGGTTTGATCAGAGGCATTTCTACATCCTCATTCATCATGAACAGACACATCAACGGCTGGTCCCCAGCCGTCGTAAAAGCGGACGGCATGTTCTTTTGAGGCATGGGGTTCCGCTTGCAATCCTCGATGACCCGGCTTGCCTCTTACCCCGGCGCAGTTGACGGTTCCGGGTGCCATAGTGGAGCAACTTGCAGTCTGTGCAATAATATCCCCAAAAAAAGAGTAGTTAAGAGAATAATCCGCCTCTTCAGTACCCGGAACCGATACTTGCTGCCATCCCTCCTGGCCGTTTACGTCATTGCACGACTCCCACCAGAGGCTGACTCTCAGTCATCGTCTCTGTCGGGATCGGCGTCATGGTCTGATTTTCGGCTGCTGTCAGGTTCAGGGCCGGAGGCACCAGGACCCGGTCGATGATATGAATCACACCATTGGTTGTGTTGATGTCCATGATGGTGATGGTTGCATTCTCAACCATGACTTCGCCGTCGCTGGTGGTGACGTTTAAGGTCTCACCGGAAAGCGTGTTGAGCGTCGTCATGTTCCCGGCCTCTTCACCACCGAGGAGTCCGCTGATGATCTCGATGACGCCGCCGTCAGACTGGCCTCCTGTCTGGTTCTGGCTCATGTTGGTGAGGTTCGCTGCGGTGTACTCGCCCTCAATAACGTGGTACTGGAGCAGTATAGTCAGGTTCCCGGGTTCGTTCATGAGCTGGGTGACGGTATCATTGCCGAGCGCAATGAACGCTTCATTGCTTGGAGCAAAGACCGTGTACGGTCCCGTCGTATTCAGGGTGTCAGAGAGCCCGGCCGTATCGATTGCTTCGGCCAGCGTTGTCAAATTCCGGTCTTGATTGATGTACTCGACAATCGTCACATTTTCTGTCAGATTGACCGGTTGCCCGGTCTGGCCCACGGGTGTCATCGTTGCATTCTCGTCCCCCACCACTGCCGCCGTCACACCAAGCGGCATTGCCAGAAAGACGAGGATGCAGATGCACAGAGTCATCCATTGTCTCATTCTATCCATCCCCCCTTGGGAGGGGGGATGGATACGTATTCAATTATATAAATCTTATTTATGGTTGTGACCGGGTCTTGGTGATAGATCCGGTGACCGGGGCAATCTTCTCACTCCAGCTGCTAGGGAGATGAGCGGCCAATATCGACTCGTATTCCAGGAATCATTGCATCCGTTGGGATATAAGAGGCTTAGAGGCGTATCAGGACAGTCTTCTCCTCTGTGTACTCCTCGAGCGCCCGGCTGCCGTTCTCTCTGCCTATGCCGCTTGATTTCATCCCTCCAAACGGCACCTCCGGCGGAATCCGAAGATGCTGGTTGACCCAGACAATTCCCGCCTCGAGGCTTTCCGTCGCCCGGGCGATCACATCCGCGCTCCGGGTCCATACTGAGGCCCCGAGGCCGTAACGGCTATTGTTTGCGAGATCAATCGCCTCATCGAGGCCCGAGACGGTCGCTATCGGGAGCACCGGGCCAAAGACCTCCTCCGAGAAGAGGATTGAGTCATAGGGGACATCGGTTACAAGCGTCGGCAGGAAGAAGAACCCTCGTTTGTATGCTTCACCCTCAGGAGTCCGCCCTCCCGTGATGATCGTTCCCTCGTCCTGTTCCCGGGCGGTATCGACCTGGGTGACGACCCGCATGAAACCTGCCCGGTTGTTCAGCGGTCCCATGCTGACGCCGCGATCCAATCCGTTCCCGACGACGATCTCCTCGACCCTCGATTTTAAGTGTCGGATGAATTCATCCGCGATAGAATCAAAGAGATAGAGTCTTTTGACTGCCGTGCAGACCTGACCGCAGTTGTAGAATCGACCCCGGATGACCCCCTCAACCGCCATCCCGATATCGGCATCATCCGCAACGATCATGGGATCGCTTCCTCCGAGTTCCAGTGTGAGGTGCTTCATTGTCGGTGCGGCGTCCATGGCGACCTGCCTTCCTGTCCCGACTTCGCCGGTGAATGAGACCTTCCGAATGCCCGGGTTCCTCGCAATCTCGCGGCCGACGGTCTCTCCCGGGCCGGTGACGATGTTCAAGACGCCGGGAGGAAGCCCTGCCTCTTCGAGGATCTCTGCGAGCCGTATACAGGTCAGCGGGGCAGTGCGGGCAGGCTTCAGGACCATGGTGTTCCCTGCCGTCAGAGCCGCCCCGATCTTCCAGCCCATGATGATCGCCGGCATATTCCAGGGAATAATGGCACCACAGATGCCGAGCGGACGTCTCTGGACTGCAGCGTGGCCGTAGCCCCGGATCTTTAAGTACTCTCCCTGTTCCCTCGCAGAGAGGGCGTGGTAGTATTCAAGAATATTTGCAAATCCGTTGATCTCATCAACCGCTTCGCGGATGGGCTTTCCCTGTTCGGTGGTGAGAAGCG
Proteins encoded in this region:
- a CDS encoding metallophosphoesterase, producing MRLHFIENGPALLVEHDRRVLVVADLHMGIESGLERHGVHIQSRSAARTKRVLACIEETNPDLLLLLGDVKHNVPITSRQEYRELPGVLQEFRDRVPIAVTPGNHDGGIGRFLNPGELLPAEGALIDGVGYLHGHTHPDPELSGHLIVIGHHHPVISIVDAVGCAARARPAYLYSWIEEPSGDRTRLLFVPAFNEFAGGIDVGRLKKSGLGPLSRCIDEKSAEVYLADGTYVGTPATLCPTDGV
- a CDS encoding DEAD/DEAH box helicase — protein: MARTSARRQHSAPQTAFDLLDPRVQEVVRKRGFTELSPAQEQSIPRLLNGENLILVAPTGTGKTESAMLPVFDRLLEITGAGFKAVYITPLRSLNRDILNRMEWWCRELGLSIGVRHGDTPQNERRKQALNPPDLLITTPESLQTLFIGKRLRKHLENVRYVVVDEIHELADSKRGAQLAVALERLVACAGEFQRIGLSATVGNPDDIGRFLCGNRPFSLVEVPVASSLAINVQFAGEDFSSQTRAVEKCLDAPGSTLVFVNTRVTAEALGHQLYSRGDVEVHHGSLSRDVRVDAEERFRKGEIRTLIATSSMELGIDIGHIEHVVQFGSPRQVSRLVQRVGRAGHRLDTVSRGTVLSTGFDDLLESLVIARRARANECERIIPPAGAADVLANQVAAIAVEYGEIEVSRVREMIERSGVFAGCGPLLDSVCRQMVEHRLIRIDGTRIVRTGRARRYLIENLSMIHDERKMEIFDMVSRRTVGTLDESFVLGWMHTGAVFITKGQLWQVLEIEGNRITVEPATRAKGEVPSWEGEQIPVPFAVAQEVGALRRTRAFDRYSDDPCAIAYAERFMAGMDEGNYPVPTDRLITLENTDEGVVCNVCGGHKANEALARALSVLLSARYGTTVGIEVGAYRFLLRLPPEIRALEVQETLAALEPMHLSGILKLALKRTALFKWKLVQVAKKFGAIDADADYERFSIHRLIELFDETVIAAEAYRELFANSMDVDAAQEILKRLRDGRIAVVTGRLSPLGSDVLSSSRDMIPPPMIDQAVIGTLMRRLEKEDVVLFCMHCRKWKSRTTVERVPDRPQCPLCNARLIAALKPWDEQLIPAVKKKNKSDEERAIEVRFLRNANIVLSSGKKAIIALAAKGVGPEVASRILATMTEGDAFYREILKAERNYVKTHRFW
- a CDS encoding TATA-box-binding protein; translated protein: MDEKGYESLKIENIVASGVIADSIDLEKVSDKIQNCELNTKRFPGAVYRIEKPKIASLIFSSGKVVLTGIRNKQDLREGLDIIMHSLRDAGIDTYDEPQVAVTNIVCSYDMGRYINLNKVVITLNLENIEYEPEQFPGLVYRIEDPKIVALLFSSGKIILTGGKNIEDIKRGLDFLEQRLETIV
- a CDS encoding AMP-binding protein, with translation MADDTQNPPSYEDLCANFKIDVPEYYNFGFDVIDAWAKKDRNKLAMIWTDQKGNEKKYTFYDLMRLSNQAVNICLKYGIKKGDRVMLMLPRVPEWWIFVIALIKLGAVYCPATTMLTPKDLKYRIQAAEIKMVITLAEHADKVDEICDECPTLAVRLLIDGVREGWVSYPVELDYPAPCSHRLVNLPGMQRTKSTDPMLIFFTSGTTGEPKMVVHDYSYPLGHIVTAQLWHDLHPNDLHLTISDTGWGKSAWGKLFGQWIVGACIFVYDIRGRFHATEILPLMEKYGITTFCCPPTIYRMLILADLDKFDLSDLRHCCSAGEALNPEVIRAWKEGTGKTIYEGYGQTETVLCIGTLPGMKCKPGSMGRPMPGWHVELHDDEGNPVGVGEEGRIAIRLDPRPVGLFRGYLNNEEENRRVFQNGFYYTGDKAYMDEDGYFWFIGRDDDVIKSSGYRIGPFEVESALMEHPAVQEAAVVGSPDVIRGLIVKAFIILKPGYQPSEALVKDIQRYVKRVTAPYKYPRAIEFVESLPKTISGKIKRYELRELEMKRFMDNNNHNPPPSTTSGE
- a CDS encoding DUF2795 domain-containing protein is translated as MAEERPSVRGGQASVAQTASVEELSASAFQKYLAGMDYPANKQDLINHARKNNAPNAVIQVLEMFQDQTFQSAAEVSQEFGRVK